The following nucleotide sequence is from Rhodothermales bacterium.
GCCAGCGGTTCGAGGGTGCTCACGAAACGATGAATACGACGGCCCTGATACATGAGGTGTACCTCAAATTCGACCGGGCCGGCAATCTCGTTGCCAACGATCGAAGCCATTTCCTGCTCATAGCCAGCCGTGCGATGCGCCAGCTACTGATCGGCTATGCAAGAAGACGGAAGCGGCAGAAACGAGGGGGCGGTGAACCCATCGTGACCTTCGGACCGGACGCGGAACGGGATGCTCTCGTAGAGCAGCAGGGAGCTCGGCTGGTAGATATCAACCGGGCGCTTTCGAGGCTCGAGTCGATGGACGAAAGGCTCGGCAAGGTAGCCGAATTACTCCTGTTCGGAGGACTCACGTATGAGGAAGCCGCTGAGGTACTCGATGTCGGGCGAGCAACCGTCAGCCGCGACTGGAGAGTCGCCAGGGCACTGCTGACGAAGGAGCTAGAGGCGTAGTGACAGTACCTCTACTGCGAGCCGTTTGGGAACCCGCGAGGTTCGCTTTGTGACCATCGGAATCGCTGCATCGGCCTTCACGGCAGCATTGGGTCCTGCATGACGAGGCCCCGCTCCACCGCAAGTATCCTGTTCATATCGTGCAGAATCGTGACCTGCGTCGTGAGCAAACTATCACCCTCATACAACTGCACTGGGCTGTAGAGGTCCAGTTCGTTGGCCGGCGGGATATAGTCTGGCACAAAGACGCGTGTGCCGGTATCGCCGTCGGTGATGTTCGGGTTCGTGTCCACCTCCCTCTGCATCATCGGAAGCCTGATTCCCAGGTCATGCATTCTCCTCCCTTCAAGAAACAGAATCTCCTGTCTGAGAAGAAAGAGCAGGCGGGTCAGTGATCCGACGTCAGACGCAGCCTCCACGTCTTCAGCCGTCAAAGATGATCCTGACACAACCGGAGTGTCGATCGTTCCCGGGCGGTCCAGAAGCACACCCTCCCGGAACGGACCGGTTGCATCGTCTCGGACTTTGATGCCGCTGTTCCGGGGTCGGATCTGCCCAAGTATCGCATCATCTCTCGTGTCCTTGTCATCAAAGCCCACTCTGGGTCGGTCCGAGGCGCGCTCAATCGATTCGATCATCCGGTTCTTCGCGTCGTCAAGATTCCCGATACTCAGAGCGTACTCTGCAAGGATCAGGAGCATCTCTTCAGCCTTCGATACAGGAATACCTTGCTCCTCTTCGAAATACTTCGGGTCCAGGAAGTCCAGTCGGGGGTAGAGGCTGCATCGTCTGAAGTTGAATGGCTAGATGCCAGGCAACCTCGTTCCGAATCGAAGTCCTGTCAAACTCCTGGAAGAACAAGAAGTCAGTCCCCCCGGCGACGAGTGCTTCGTTCGCAAACTGAGCAGCAGCATCGGCGTTGCCACTGGCTCGAGACGCACGCGCGAGGGCTGCAGTCGAAGGGACAACAAAGCCGAGTCTTCGCCCCTCGACCAGGTCGGCTACGGCTCGTTCAAGTAACTGGCGAGATTTGACAGGTATCTCGTCGACTCCGGTCGGTACGGCAACAAAGTTCTCGCCGAGGATGAGGTACGCCATGCCACGATAGTAGTGCGCCTCCGCCAGGTCAAGGTCTTCGGCTCCGGCATACGCCGGAGCAACCTCATCGAGAACGAAATCGCAGAGTCCACGTAATTCCTGCAGGTTCCAGTAGATGTCGGTTCCCTCGCCATCGCCGCCGATAAGAAACGAGGTGCTACGGATGTCGCGGGGGTAATCCGGATGGACCACGTCGGTGGATGCCACGTTGTCGCTGACGTACTCCGTCGTCAACACGGTAGCGGATAGCGCGCTCGCAAACAGCCGCCGAAGCCCGGGAAGCAATGCCTTCGTCGGGTCGTCTGAAGCGGCCAGCTCCTCAATCGTCGTTCGGGGATTATCGGTCTTTCCGGGATTAAGAAAATCACAGCGAATACCTAGAATGCATAGCAGGGCGAGAACCCACGGCATGCGCCGATATCGGAGGCGATGACCTCGTGTGGACCGGACTTCTGCGACATCCACACTGCCCGCCCATCGCATATTTTCGTTTGAACCGGTCAAAACACAATCTCGAAACCGAATCTGATCTGTCGAGGTGGAGAGAGCGTATGGAGCTGCTCACCGCCCAGCTCCAGCGTACTCTCACCCCCATTGTATAAAGCTGCCGCCCAACTCAGGCCGGCCAATTCCGGATCGACGAGGTCCTGTCGGACGAAGGTGACCAGATTCCGAACCGACGAGAAGACGACGGCCGAATGAAGTCCAAGCAATTTCGTGACACGACTCGGAAGTGAGTAACGAGCCGATACCTCGCGGATCTTGAGAAAATCTCCATTCTGCAGGATGAACACACCTGCTCCTTCGGTATTGTAATTCCCGACGGAATTGCCATCCGTGTCGAAGCGTTCTGGAAGGACTGCCCGCTCAAGCCCGAATATCTCCGAAACCCAGACTGTGTGATCCGCTGTTCGCGCTCCGAGACTCCAATCCGCTGTCGCGAACAGCGACAGATTCCGATACACCGACAGGTTAGCCGAGAGCGACCCGAACTGGGTCGGATAGGGCGTGGATCCGGCGAACTGATACTCGAACGCGTCCTGCAATCCGTCGCCGTTGCTGTCAATCGGAGTGCTGGCATACCATTCTCCGACCGGGTGTCCAACTGCGACTCGGGAAATTGCAGAAATTCCATCGCCGGCAACAGAGAATTCGGGGCCGTCGCCGATATCGGTGACTTCGTTCCGCAACCAGGAATAGGTAAGACCAAGCGACAACGATACTGCTTTTGACCAGTGCACGTCGGCGTCAAGCCCAAGTTCGATTCCCTTGTTTTCAATCTGGCCCAGGTTGCGGAGTTGCAGACCTCTGCCGGTAGAAGGCTGCTCCGGAACAAGGAACAATGCGTCAGAAGTCGTAGCGCTAAATGCAGTCAACCTGATGCCGATGTTGTCCGACAAGAGCGCTGCGTCAAACCCACCCTCGACCGTTCTCGTTCGCTCGGGCTTCAAATCCAGATTACCAGGATTCTCAAAGAATGGAGCACTCTCTCCACGGAAAGAATCCCCACCGAAGGTCACGTCCCTGTCAAAGGGTTTCGGAAACCTTCCTGTTTCGCCGTACGAAATCCGCAGTTTCATATGGCTCCAGGTGTTTCCAAACCAGCGTTGGAAGACAGCGTTATCCGAAAGTGTATATGCAAGACCAAAACTCGGATAGCCCTGCAACCCAACATCTCCACCGAAAGACGTACTGCCGTCCAGCCGCAACCCTGCGTCGGCATAGAGGCGATCCCGGAATCCAACCTGTTCGCGAACGAAGATCCCGCCGTTGAACACCTCGCTGCGAGTCTCCGAAACATCAACCTCACCCGCCTGGCTGATATCCTCGGTACCTGGAAGAGCGAACGTCTGTGCAACCACCTGTATGTAATCCGAATCCTCACGGAAGCCCTGAACGCCAAACGTCAAATCAGATTTGATTCGACCTTCTCTCGGATAGCTGATCGTGCCGACATACTCCACGGTCATGGCGAGAAAGTCCCGATCGAACCTTCGAATCTCACCCCGCTCTCTGTCCGAAACTGCGTCGTATTCGATTGGAAGGAAAACGCGTTGATGGCTTGTGCGCGAGTCGAGTCCCACGGTCAGACCGGACTTGAAAAGCCGGCTTGGTTCGTACCTCGCTTTGGCCGAGATCGTGAATCGGTCAACTTGTTCAGTGACTTCGGGAAGGAGTTGAAGTCGAAGCGCTTCGTCGAAGGTATCGGCGCCCGTAAGCACCAGCGCCGCGCCTACCCCGAAAGTGGAGTATGGGTCGAAGATCGCATTGCCGGCGTGAAGCCGTTCGAAACCAGATCTTACATAACTGCCGCTGAAGCCGACGTTCAGTGCTCTCCCCAATCGTGATTGTACGTTGCTCCTCAACGCATAGATAGTCGACTCGTTGGAAGGCTGGATCCCTGTTGAATTCTGAACGCGGCCACTCACGTTGTACGTCGCGGCATCGCCGCCGCCAGAAACTCCGACGTAGTAGTTCTGGAAATGGCCAGTCCTCAAGAACACATCCCTGAGGAAACTGCCCTGACCAAAAACTGCGCTGCTCGGGTCCGTCACCATCTCTGCATAGGCGAAATCCGTATCCTGAACAAACTTCGTATCAGGGACGTCGATGCCCTGTTCGCTACGAATAACAACCCTGTTTTGACCGGGAGTACCCTGCTTCGTAAAAATCTGAATGACACCGTTGGCGGCCTCAGATCCGTACAAAGTGCTCGCCGCCCCTCCCATGGCGATCTCGATCCTCTCGATGTCGCTGGTTAGCAACTCCGAAAGAGCGGATGTGCGTTGCCCCCCCAAGCTCAGACTCGTGTTTGAGTTGTTGTCGACACGGACACCGTCGATGTAAATCGCGGGTGTTTGATCGGCGGAGACGCTCTTGACACCTCGAAAACTGATCACACTTCCCAGACCCGGCTGAGCCGACTGCATTCTCACCGACGCACCAGGCACCCGCCCCTGCAAGAGCTGCCCGACAGTCATGACGGGAGCCGTCTCGATTTCCCGAAGATGCAGCACCTCGACGTTCGCCGACAGCTTCCGCCGTTCCACGCTGGTGCCGAGACCGGTGACGACAAGTTCGTCCAGCAGGAGGCGGTCTTCTTCCATCTCGAAGTTCAGCACTGCCGTCGCGCCGGCACTGACGGTCGTAGTAATCGTCTCTGTCTTGAAACCGACAAAGCGAGCGACGATCGGGTATGCGCCCTCAGCCAGATCGGAAATCGAAAACGCGCCGTCGATGTCCGTTGCGGTACCGCGGTTGAGTCCGGCAATGACGATGTTGACCCCGACGAGCGGCTCCAGTGTCCGTTTCGCCACCACTCGTCCCTCCACTCCGCCTGAACCCTGCCCAGACGCCGGCGCAACCAACACAACGATGGCAGTAATGACGAAGGTAAGTCGCATACCGTCACGCCTACTAGTTCAGTTTCGACGCTGGTTTAGTACTGATTCCTGACGTCGTTTGCAAGCGGACGCAAATCAGCATGCCCCGAATGACCCGAATTATGACCGAGACAAAGGACTATTCTCTCGGACCCTCCTGCACAAACAACTATGGGTTGCGTCGCGAGAAGTTGGAGATGGTTGCGAAGGGTACGGACTTGAACGGTGGACATCGACGAACAACTGCAATGATCCACTAATCTTGTTTATTCGGGCGATACCGTCTATTTATGAGTTCTTTGACGCTTCCTTTGTACGGATCTAGTGGTCGGCCAGACAATATCTCATTACCGGATAACCGAGAAGCTCGGTGAGGGCGGGATGGGAGTTGTCTACCTGGCTGACGACGTGAGCCTGGGTCGGAAGGTCGCGCTCAAGTTTTTGCCGCCGCATCTCACAACAGACGAAGAAGCCAGTAAGCGGTTCGTCCTGGAGGCTCAGGCTGCCTCGGCACTAAACCATCCGAACGTCTGTGTGGTGCACGAGATCGGACGCACGGAGGAGGGTCAACAGTACATCGCAATGGCCCATTACGAGGGTCAAACGCTCAAGGATCGGATACGCAGCGGCGCGATTTCCAGAGACGAGGCCCTGGATATCGGTCGGCAGGTTGCAGAAGGCCTGGCTGCGGCCCACGATAAGGAGATCATACATCGGGACATCAAGCCCGCCAACATCTTCGTCACCAATCGGGGTCGTGCCGTCATCCTGGACTTCGGACTGGCGAAACTTGTAGGCGGGCTGGACTTGACGAAAACCGGCTCAACGATGGGCACGACATTCTATATGTCGCCAGAGCAAATCCGAGGTGAGCTGACCAACCACCAGAGCGACCTGTGGTCTCTGGGTGTAGTGTTGTACGAGATGCTCGCCGGTCGAAAGCCATTCGAAGGCGAATACGAGCAGGCAATCAGCTACTCGATCCTCAACACGGACGCGCCTCCGTTCGATGCTGAGAGTGACGCGGAAAGTGCGCTCCTTGCGGCGGCTCTTACGAAGAATGCGGGGGACCGTATCCCAAACGCCGCCCAGATGGCCGAACATCTTGCGGCCCTGTTGGGGACGGGATCGGCGCCGAGCATCAAGGTGGTTCGGAAACGAGCCATGCGTCGTCCCTTGATTGCTGCGGCATGCATAGTCGGATTGGTCGCGGTGGTATCGGTCGTAAAATATTGGCCTCAACCCGATGCACCCCGACTGGTTGTGCTCCCTTTCAAGACCCTTGGTGCGGAAGGCTTCGAGCATCTGGAAACTGGCATAGCGGATGACATCTCTACTCGGTTGATGGCGGTTAAGGGACTTAAGATCATTGCTGTTTCCAGCGGAGCGCGGTTGGTGAACGAAGGCCTCTCGCTCACGGACATCGGGCAGCGGCTCAATGTCAACCACGTATTGGAGGGCAACCTGTACGTCACTGATTTGGAGGGCGAGGTGCAGATTCGGATTTCACCGAAGCTGATCCGATTGTCCGACGAATCACAGGTCTGGGCCGAGGCGTTCGAGGGTGACGGACTCGACTTCCAGCCGGATGTGGCGAGAAAGGTGGTACAGGCGCTGAACGTGGTTCTCGGCGAGTCGGAGCGTGCCGCGCTTGAACTACAGCTGACCGACAACGACGAGGCCTATCAGGCGTACCTGCGTGGAGAACTACAAGCAACACTGGATCACACACAGGCCGCTCACTATGAGCGAGCCTGCGAGTTGGATCCCGATTTCGTGAAATGCCATAGTGCCCTCGCACGGGTTTACTCTGCAATGATCTTTTTTGGCCGCGCGGATTCTGTTCGTGCTATGCGCAAGCGTGCCTCGGTGGCGGCCAAGCGGGTTGGGGTGCTGGCGCCAGGCTCGGTCGACGATTATCTTGCATCTGGATACATCAGCTACTACGCGGACCGCGATCTCGAGGCTGCTCTCGAATCGTTCAAGGCTGCGGATAGACTCGGACTCGCCGACACGGACCTGCTGCGTGCGATAGGTTACACCAGCCGTGGGCTAGGCAAGATTGACGAGTCCATGAAGGCACTTCAGCGCGCGCTTGAGCTTGATCCAACCGATCCTCTGGTGATGTACAATTTCGCCGAGTCGTATCAAGCGCTCGGCCAGTATGACGAGGCGCTCGAATGGGCGGATCGGTCGATCGCGGCTGCTCCACTCCATAACGGTCCCTATACCAGCAAGGCGTATTTCCTCACAGAGACAGGGGAGTTAGGAGAGGCTCGAAAGCTGCTAGAGTCAGCCCCGGCCTTCGACAGTCCGGTTGATGAGGCTTTGGACTGGATCAAGATTGTGCACTGGGGCGAGCGCGACTTTGAGTCAGCGTACGAGAAACTCGAAAATCTCGACATGGCCTCTCTCGAAGGTCGAGACAAGCTAGAGGTGCAGACGATGTATGCCCGCTTGCATGATATTACCCGTCGGGGCTCGATCCAGACGGCTGATGCGTGGCAGCGGGCACTGGATCTAACTGCTCCGGATGACGCGAGAGGCAAAATGGAGGCTTATGCGGGCCTTGGACAACCTGACAGCGTCATAGCTCTCGCAACGAGACTCAGGACATCGCTCGGAAACGAACAGTTCCATAGCTCTGCGACGCTGTGGAGAATCGCGGCGGCATTTGCCCGCGTGGGTGAAGTCGAGAGAGCAATTGACATGCTCGAGGAGATAATATCGCTCAGATTCTCCTGGCACCGAGCTCCCTATGTCTTCGAGTCTCCAGAACTGGACTGGATCCGCGAGCATCCACGGTTCAAGGCACTTGTCGAACGAACTCGGTAAGAACGCTCTTGAGCTCAGCACCCGCCGCAGACGCCAAGTCGAACGCCACATTCACTCATGCCAAACAGTCGCGGCCCAGGGATCACAAGAGGGTAGCCGTGTTCCTGACGCCGTCTCAGCTCCAGCTTCTATTCAGGGCCATCGATGCAGACCATGAAATGAAGCGGCAGTCGGGACGTGTGAAGGAAGGGAAAATTCTGTGGATCAAGGATCTCATCTTGGCAGCTGTCTCAACCGGACTGCGCAGGTCAGAACTGTGGGATATACGCTGGTCGCACGTCGACTTCGATTCCGGCTTCATTAACGTGTGCAACGACCGAGACTTCATCACCAAGTCGGGCAACGAGCGTTCGATTCCGATGGTCGGTGACGCGCTCTCCGTCCTGACCCGAATGCGGCACGCCGGGGCGGGAGAAACGGACGGTTACGTGTTCAGAGGCGTCAAGGGCGGCAAGCTGGACGGCACCTTCGCGTCCAAAACCTTCAAGCGGTATGTGCCTCGCGATGCTGCCGGAGAACATCCGCTTCCACAGCCTCTGTCACACCTGCGCGAGCTGGCTCGTCCAACGGGGAGTCGCGCTCCCCGTCGTGCAGGCGATATTGGGCCACTCCAGCATCCAGGTGACCCAGCGATACGCTCACCTTGCACGAGACGTGTTGCAGAGTGCGACGCAGTCGGCCTTCGGATCCGGCGTTGCCATTGCCGCAATATTGCCGACTCAATGACATCAGGCTGCATGGCTTTGCAATTTCGACGCCCCTGGCTGGAAACAGCAAACGCCCCGGAATCCATCCAAATAATTGATTCTGAGGCGTTCTTAAGGGTGATCCCGCCTGGGTTCGAACCAGGGACCCTCTGATTAAAAGTCAGATGCTCTGCCAACTGAGCTACGGGATCAGGTTCCCCTAAAATAGGGGGTCGGCCGTACGCGTTCCAACCACCCGCGGTTTCCCGGCAGACTCCTTTGCAGCTTCACACGGTCGCAGACGCAAGATGTGCTCAACATGCGCCTGCGCCCATTACAAAAAGAAAGGGCCCGCACACATGCCGATGCAGGCCCTTCCCTGGACAGTACCCTGATGAAAACGCTCGCCCATCAGGCGTCCGATAATACCGCCAGCATAGTTCGCTTCACGCAGTCCGATTTCTCAAACTCAACATGCAGACGCAGGTAGTTGGCGGCGAGTCGGCTTCCGCTCGACCCGAGTGTCACAACGGCCAATCGCCGAACGTTGACGTCCTTGTGATTACGGTAGATGCGCATCAGATCGTTCAGCGCCGGGCTGATATCTACCTGGTCCGGATACTGTAAGGCAAGGCGCATCGCTCCGTTCTGCAGTCCGTCGTGATGAGAGGCGAGAGCCTCAACGAGTCGGTCACCAAAGGCATCCCATTGCTCGAGTGTCATCGTGGCGGCCGGTGCCGGCATTTCCAGAAGTTTCTCGGTCCCATCCGCACGAGCCGACGTTGAGATCGTGGCGGCAAAGAGGGACGCAACGAGGAACCCTTTGAAAACATGAGTGGACTTGAACATCTTGTTTCCCCCTGTAGGAATTTCGAGGAGCACTTATCGACCAGTACGGTGATCGCGATTTACGTTGCGGTACCTGTTCGACATAGCGCTCGAATGGTCCCTCATCGATGCCGAACCGCGTACCCCGCTCGCCGAACGGTGGAATAGGCCGGCCGGATGCCGATTTGCCGGAACGTCGCCGCCGCCAGCTGAGTTTAATTTCTTTATGTATCATCTTGCGCCAACGGTCCCTGATGGCGAAAAAGCTCCTCCAAGTCCTCCCGCTCCTTCTGTTGGCCGGCTTCGCCAACGCCCAGACAGCCACCGTTTTCGGCACGGTAAACGAAATCGTCGGCGATCAGTACTTCCCCATACCCTTCGCCCGGGTGACGCTCACCGGCGACCAGCATAAGCCGCTGCGGCCCGTGGTACCGGACATAGAAGGCAAGTTTACCCTGCACCTCGTGGCAGCAGGTGCCTATGACCTTACCGTGTCAGCCGTCGGCTTCGACCCGCTGAGTACGGAGATCGAGGTAGCGGATGGCGACAGCCTTCACGTTAGAATTCGCATGGGCGACAAGGAGATAGCTGGAATAATGATCGAGAGCGAGCATGGCGATTCGCCCGGTCAACACCTTGGAGGTCACGACTGAGGGCCGGCGCGACCGTCTACAAAACCGGAATCCCGTCACCGAACCAGAGATTCCCCGTCAGCCGGAAGCGTGCGCGGGTCGTAGCATATCCGGCCAGCCAGCCCGGCTGATAGCGGTTGTCACACAGCTGAGGATATGACCATGTTCATCTCGCTCTTGATCGTGACTTTCCTCGTCGCGATCGTCGTGTCGTTCCTCGTCGCCAGGCTCTTCAGCAATCCGATCCATAGTATTCTCGCGCGGATCGTGATTGAAGACATCAGCTCCGCGTGGCAGCGGTACATCATGTTTGCCATCTACGTCGTGGGGATCGCCGGTGGTGTTCGTGTGCACCAGCTGGAGCGCTACATCGTGTCGAACGCTCCTGATCAGGAGCCCCTTCTTCTAACGGGGGAACGGTGGACCCTCGAGATCTACCGGACCATCATCGAGACCCTGTCGAGCATCGCGTGGATGCTGCTTGTCTTCTTCGTGTTCGCGCTTATCGCCTTCGTCGTCGTTCGCGGATTCGAATTGAAGCACGGCAAGAAAGAGGTATCGGGCACGGACAGCAGCTGACCGAACGGCGTCCCCGTGACACTACAGATCGATGATGTTCGAAACGATCGCACCGGGTACACGCTCGCCGTCGCGGATCTCCGCCTTCCACCACCAGAAGACCGCCTGCGTCTCATTTTCCTCCATCATGATATCGCCGTGGTCTATGGTTCTGGACCGGCCCGCAGCCACGCTCTGGCTGTCATCGAGGT
It contains:
- a CDS encoding RNA polymerase subunit sigma-70, yielding QRFEGAHETMNTTALIHEVYLKFDRAGNLVANDRSHFLLIASRAMRQLLIGYARRRKRQKRGGGEPIVTFGPDAERDALVEQQGARLVDINRALSRLESMDERLGKVAELLLFGGLTYEEAAEVLDVGRATVSRDWRVARALLTKELEA
- a CDS encoding SusC/RagA family TonB-linked outer membrane protein → MRLTFVITAIVVLVAPASGQGSGGVEGRVVAKRTLEPLVGVNIVIAGLNRGTATDIDGAFSISDLAEGAYPIVARFVGFKTETITTTVSAGATAVLNFEMEEDRLLLDELVVTGLGTSVERRKLSANVEVLHLREIETAPVMTVGQLLQGRVPGASVRMQSAQPGLGSVISFRGVKSVSADQTPAIYIDGVRVDNNSNTSLSLGGQRTSALSELLTSDIERIEIAMGGAASTLYGSEAANGVIQIFTKQGTPGQNRVVIRSEQGIDVPDTKFVQDTDFAYAEMVTDPSSAVFGQGSFLRDVFLRTGHFQNYYVGVSGGGDAATYNVSGRVQNSTGIQPSNESTIYALRSNVQSRLGRALNVGFSGSYVRSGFERLHAGNAIFDPYSTFGVGAALVLTGADTFDEALRLQLLPEVTEQVDRFTISAKARYEPSRLFKSGLTVGLDSRTSHQRVFLPIEYDAVSDRERGEIRRFDRDFLAMTVEYVGTISYPREGRIKSDLTFGVQGFREDSDYIQVVAQTFALPGTEDISQAGEVDVSETRSEVFNGGIFVREQVGFRDRLYADAGLRLDGSTSFGGDVGLQGYPSFGLAYTLSDNAVFQRWFGNTWSHMKLRISYGETGRFPKPFDRDVTFGGDSFRGESAPFFENPGNLDLKPERTRTVEGGFDAALLSDNIGIRLTAFSATTSDALFLVPEQPSTGRGLQLRNLGQIENKGIELGLDADVHWSKAVSLSLGLTYSWLRNEVTDIGDGPEFSVAGDGISAISRVAVGHPVGEWYASTPIDSNGDGLQDAFEYQFAGSTPYPTQFGSLSANLSVYRNLSLFATADWSLGARTADHTVWVSEIFGLERAVLPERFDTDGNSVGNYNTEGAGVFILQNGDFLKIREVSARYSLPSRVTKLLGLHSAVVFSSVRNLVTFVRQDLVDPELAGLSWAAALYNGGESTLELGGEQLHTLSPPRQIRFGFEIVF
- a CDS encoding protein kinase, which codes for MVGQTISHYRITEKLGEGGMGVVYLADDVSLGRKVALKFLPPHLTTDEEASKRFVLEAQAASALNHPNVCVVHEIGRTEEGQQYIAMAHYEGQTLKDRIRSGAISRDEALDIGRQVAEGLAAAHDKEIIHRDIKPANIFVTNRGRAVILDFGLAKLVGGLDLTKTGSTMGTTFYMSPEQIRGELTNHQSDLWSLGVVLYEMLAGRKPFEGEYEQAISYSILNTDAPPFDAESDAESALLAAALTKNAGDRIPNAAQMAEHLAALLGTGSAPSIKVVRKRAMRRPLIAAACIVGLVAVVSVVKYWPQPDAPRLVVLPFKTLGAEGFEHLETGIADDISTRLMAVKGLKIIAVSSGARLVNEGLSLTDIGQRLNVNHVLEGNLYVTDLEGEVQIRISPKLIRLSDESQVWAEAFEGDGLDFQPDVARKVVQALNVVLGESERAALELQLTDNDEAYQAYLRGELQATLDHTQAAHYERACELDPDFVKCHSALARVYSAMIFFGRADSVRAMRKRASVAAKRVGVLAPGSVDDYLASGYISYYADRDLEAALESFKAADRLGLADTDLLRAIGYTSRGLGKIDESMKALQRALELDPTDPLVMYNFAESYQALGQYDEALEWADRSIAAAPLHNGPYTSKAYFLTETGELGEARKLLESAPAFDSPVDEALDWIKIVHWGERDFESAYEKLENLDMASLEGRDKLEVQTMYARLHDITRRGSIQTADAWQRALDLTAPDDARGKMEAYAGLGQPDSVIALATRLRTSLGNEQFHSSATLWRIAAAFARVGEVERAIDMLEEIISLRFSWHRAPYVFESPELDWIREHPRFKALVERTR
- a CDS encoding tyrosine-type recombinase/integrase gives rise to the protein MCLAMLPENIRFHSLCHTCASWLVQRGVALPVVQAILGHSSIQVTQRYAHLARDVLQSATQSAFGSGVAIAAILPTQ